CCGCAACGGACTGGTCGCGCACGAGTGCATCCTCGACCTGCGCCCGATCAAGGATGCCACCGGCATCAGCGCCGAGGACGTCGCCAAGCGGCTGATCGACTTCGGCTTCCATGCGCCGACGCTGTCGTTCCCGGTCGCCGGCACCTTGATGGTCGAGCCGACCGAGAGCGAATCCAAGCACGAGCTCGACCGCTTCATCGACGCGATGATCCAGATCCGCGAGGAAATCCGCGCGGTGGAGGAAGGCAAGCTCGACCGCGAGGACAACCCGCTCAAGCACGCGCCGCACACCGCCACGCAAGTGTCCGCCAGCGAGTGGACGCACGCCTATCCGCGCGAACTGGCCGCCTTTCCGCTCGATTCGCTCAGGCAGCAGAAATACTGGCCACCGGTGGCGCGCGTGGACAACGTCTACGGCGATAAGCACGTGTTCTGCTCGTGCGTGCCGGTCGAGGCCTTCAAGGGCGAGATCGAGGCCTTCAGCGAGCCGAACGTGGCTTGAGTCATCGGCAGGCGGCCGGTTTCCCTTCAGCCAGGGACAAAGCCGGCCCGCACAGGATCGATCCATACGCAGCCTGTTTGCGGCGAGTCGGCCCGATGACTCGCCGCGCATGTCCTCATCCGCCAGCGAGCGGCCTTAAGGTTTTTTTTGGAGTCCACCATGCCGCCATCGACGGAAAGCTTCCTGCTCGCGCCGCATGCATGGGTGCCCAACCATCCGACCCTGCCGGTGCTGCTGTACCGCGGCGCGCTCGCGGCCGACGGCGCGCAGGATACCGCCACGCAATTCGAACACCTGTTCGCCGCGCATGGCTGGCCTCCGCGCTGGCGCGACGGTATTTACGATTTCCATCACTACCACTCGACCGCGCATGAGGCGCTCGGTATGGCCGCCGGCACGGCGAGGCTCATCCTGGGGGGACCGGGTGGACGCGAGATCACGGTGCAGGCGGGCGATGCCTTGCTGCTGCCGGCCGGCACCGGCCATTGCTGTCTGGAGGCCGACGCAAGCCTGCTGGTGGTGGGCGCCTATCCGCCCGGGCAGGACTGGGACCTCTGCCGTAGCGAGCCGACGCCCGCGATGCGCCGACGCATCGCCAGCCTGCCCTTTCCGGCCAGCGACCCCGTCCAAGGTGCGCAGGGCCTGCTGCTTCGGGCGTGGATACCGGCCGTGTCCCGCCAAGGGCCCTGATCCCCGGGCTCATCCTCATGCCCTGTGCGCATCCACGCCGTCGGCTGAACCCGGCGAAGACGCCGTCGGCGCGGGCCTTTCGCCGCCCCTCATGGCTGGGGATTGTCCGCGCGGCGCAGCGCAATGGTTGACCTTACCGGCCTGGCCCTGCGGACAGCGCGCGGCAAACGCGCCTTCGGCGCAACCCGCCGGCACCGGCGCGCGACCGCTGCTGATGGCGGCTGGCTACGCCGGACCGCTCAGGCGAACGGATCGTCCAGCACGATGGTGTCGTCGCGGTCCGCGCCGGTGGCGACGATGGCGAGGTTGCAGCCGGACAGTTCCTCCACCGCGCGCAGATAGGCGCGGGCGGCGGCGGGCAATTTTTCCCATTCGCGGATGCCGGCGGTGGATTCCTCCCAGCCCGGAAACTCCAGATACACCGGCTTGCACTCGGCCCAGCCATCGGCATCGAGCGGCGCCAGCTCGCGGCGCTTGCCGCGGTATTCGTAGGCGATGCACACCTTGATTTGGGCCAAGCCGTCGAGCACGTCGAGCTTGGTGATCGCCAGGCCGTTGATGCCGTTGATCTGCACCGCGCGCTTCAACGCCACCAGATCGATCCAGCCGCAGCGCCGCGGGCGGCCGGTGCTGGCGCCGAACTCGTTGCCGACCTTGCGCAGGCGCTCGCCCATCGCGTCGTTCAGCTCGGTCGGGAAGGGACCGCCGCCCACGCGCGTGGCGTAGGCCTTGCAGATGCCGAGCACGTAGTCGATGTCGCCCGCGCCGACGCCGGTGCCGGCCAGCGCGCCGCCGATCGTGGTGTTGCTCGATGTGACGTACGGATAGGTGCCGTGATCGATGTCCAGCAGCGCACCCTGCGCGCCCTCGTACAGGATGTGGCCGCCTTCCTTGCGCACGTCGTGCAGGATGGTGGCGACGTCGTCGACCATCGGGCGGATGAATTCACCGTAAGCCAGCGCATCGTCCAGCACCTGCCGGTAATCGACCGGCTCGGCCTTCAGCCACTGGGTGAGGATGAAGTTGTGGTACTCCACCGCGGCCTTGATCTTCTCCGGCAGCTCGTGCGGGTACATGAGATCGGCCACGCGCACGCTGCGGCGGGCCACCTTGTCCTCGTAGGCCGGGCCGATGCCGCGGCCGGTGGTGCCGATCGCGCTCTTGCCGGCGGCGGCCTCGCGCGCCTTATCCACCGCGATGTGGTAGGGCATGATGAGCGGCGTGGCCGGACTGATCTTGAGCCGCGGCCGCACGTTCACGCCCTGCGTCTCCAGCTCCTCGATCTCCTGCTTGAGCGCGGCCGGCGAGAGCACCACGCCGTTGCCGATCAGGCACAGCGCATCGTCGCGCAGGATGCCCGAGGGAATCAGGTGCAGCACGGTCTTCTTGCCGCCGATGACGAGCGTGTGGCCGGCGTTGTGGCCGCCCTGGAAACGCGCCACCGCGGCGACGCGCTCGGTGAGCAGATCGACGATCTTGCCCTTGCCTTCGTCGCCCCATTGGGCTCCAAGGATGACGACTGACTTGCCCATGATGTTCTCTCGCTGATTCGATGTCTGTGCTGCGTGCGGGGCGACGTCGGTGACTAGACTCGCGATCCCTCGCTCGTCAAGTCACCCGGCCTGCGGCTTCCTGCCTGCGGCGCTCGCCGGCGCGGCATGCCTTTCATGGCATGCCGCGAAAACCCTCGGCTCGCCCCCATTGGGCTCCAAGGATGACGACTGACTTGCCCATGATGTTCTCTCGCTGATTCGATGTCTGTGCTGCGTGCGGGGCGACGTCGGTGACTAGACTCGCGATCCCTCGCTCGTCAAGTCACCCGGCCTGCGGCTTCCTGCCTGCGGCGCTCGCCGGCGCGGCATGCCTTTCATGGCATGCCGCGAAAACCCTCGGCTCGCCCCCATTGGGCTCCAAGGATGACGACTGACTTGCCCATGATGTTCTCTCGCTGATTCGATGTCTGTGCTGCGTGCGGGGCGACGTCGGTGACTAGACTCGCGATCCCTCGCTCGTCAAGTCACCCGGCCTGCGGCTTCCTGCCTGCGGCGCTCGCCGGCGCGGCATGCCTTTCATGGCATGCCGCGAAAACCCTCGGCTCGCCCCCATTGGGCTCCAAGGATGACGACTGACTTGCCCATGATGTTCTCTCGCTGATTCGATGTCTGTGCTGCGTGCGGGGCGACGTCGGTGACTAGACTCGCGATCCCTCGCTCGTCAAGTCACCCGGCCTGCGGCTTCCTGCCTGCGGCGCTCGCCGGCGCGGCATGCCTTTCATGGCATGCCGCGAAAACCCTCGGCTCGCCCCCATTGGGCTCCAAGGATGACGACTGACTTGCCCATGATGTTCTCTCGCTGATTCGATGTCTGTGCTGCTGCGCTCGCGCGCGACGGCGGCGCTCCAGGGCCGCTCACGGCTTGGCGTGATCCGTGTCGTCGAAGTAACGGAGGAACCCTTCGCCGGGCTTAAGGACGACCGTCCCGTTGCCATCCCTGAAGGCGCGGCGATAGGAGACCAGGCTGCGATAGAAGGCGAAGAACTCCGCATCCTGCCCGTAGGCCTGCGCGTAGATCGTCGCTGCCTCGGCATCGCCCTCGCCGCGCAGGCGCGCGGCATCGCGGTCGGCCTCGGCACGCACCGACTGGGCGTCGCGATCGGCCTCCGCGCGCAGCTTGGCCGCGGCCTCCTGGCCGGCGGCGCGCAGACTGCCGGCCTCGGCCAGGCGTTCGGCGCGCATGTGCTGATAGACGGCCTCGCGCACCTCGGCCGGCAACTCCAGCCGCTTGATGCGCACGTCCACCAGGGTCACCCCCAGGCTCTCGCGCACGCCGGCATCGACGCGCCGGCGGACTTCGTCGAGCATGCCGTCCGCGCCCTCGACAACCAGTTCGTCGAGGGCATGATTGGCGATTTCCGCGCGCAGCGCGTTCTTGAGCACCGGCGTCAGGCGCTGCGCGGCGAGCACGCGGTCGGCGCGGGTGGCGCGGTAATAGGTGGCGGCGTCGGCGATGCGCCACTTGGCATAGAAATCGACGCTGACGTTGCGGTTGCCGGCGGCGAGATAGCGTTCCGGCGCGGCATCCAGTTGCAGGATGCGCTCGTCGAGCCGCACCACGCGCTCGACGAGCGGCAGCTTGAGGTGGATGCCCGGGGTCTTTTCGCTGCGCACCAGCCGGCCGAATTCGACCACCAGGGCGCTTTGCCCCTCGTTGACGAGGTAGACGCTGTCCAGCCCCAACAAGACCAGCAGCGCGAGCAGGATGGCGGCACCGAGCTTCATGGCTTGGCCTGCGGTGTAGCGGCGCCCTGGCCGGCGGAAGCGGCCGGCGCCGGCGCCGGCGTCGACGGCAACTGGACCGATACCGGCCCGTTGCCGCCGGCGATCACCTTGTGCTGTCCGGCCAGCACCTCTTCCATGGTCTCGAGCCACAACCGCCGGCGGGTGAGCGCGGGCGCGGCGCGATAGGCGGCCAGCAACAGGTTGAACTGCGCGGTCTCACCCTGCGCCCGGGCGACCCGCTCGGCCTTGTAGGCCTGCGCCTCGGCGAGCGTCTTCGCCGCCTCGCTGCGTGCGGCCGGCAGCACCTTGCCGGCATAGGCGCGCGCCTCGACCTCGGCGCTGGACTTCTCCTCGCGGGCCTTGTCGACATCGTCGAAGGCGTCCTTGACCTCGGCCGGCGGGCTCACGCTCTGCAGGCTGATCTCGCTCACCCGGATGCCGACGCCATAGGCGTCCAGGCGTCGCTGCAGGGCCTGTGCCGCGGCATCGGCCAGGGTCGTGCCGCGATCGGCGAGCAGCCGGTCGAGCGACGCCTGCCCGATCACCGCGCGCACCGCCGCCTGGGCCGCGACAGCCACGGTGCCATCGGCATCCTCGGCCGAGAAAAGATACTTGCGCAGATCATCCACCTCGTACTGGACGGTGTATTCGACGTTGACCAGCGCGCCGTCCTGGGTCAGCTCCAGCGCATTGTCGGAGACGGCATGGGTGCGTCCGGCGGCGGTCTTCACCACGGTCTCGATCGGCCGCGGCCATTTGAAATGCATGCCGGGGCCGAGCAGGCGATCATAACGGCCGAGCCTGAGCACCACGCCCACCTCGCCCGTGCCGATCACCACCTGGCTGCCCAGCACGAGCAGCACCAGCACGAAGGCCAGCACGATGCCGGCCAGCCCGCCCGGACCCTTGCCGAATCGGGTGAACCACGGCTTGAGCCGGCGCCAGAGCTGTTGCTGAGGCGAACGGTTCGTCGGCGGGCGTTGCCAGGGCTCGTGCGGACCACTGCCCCCGGGTCGATTCCAGGCC
The DNA window shown above is from Aerosticca soli and carries:
- the hflC gene encoding protease modulator HflC, which encodes MKLGAAILLALLVLLGLDSVYLVNEGQSALVVEFGRLVRSEKTPGIHLKLPLVERVVRLDERILQLDAAPERYLAAGNRNVSVDFYAKWRIADAATYYRATRADRVLAAQRLTPVLKNALRAEIANHALDELVVEGADGMLDEVRRRVDAGVRESLGVTLVDVRIKRLELPAEVREAVYQHMRAERLAEAGSLRAAGQEAAAKLRAEADRDAQSVRAEADRDAARLRGEGDAEAATIYAQAYGQDAEFFAFYRSLVSYRRAFRDGNGTVVLKPGEGFLRYFDDTDHAKP
- a CDS encoding adenylosuccinate synthase, which gives rise to MGKSVVILGAQWGDEGKGKIVDLLTERVAAVARFQGGHNAGHTLVIGGKKTVLHLIPSGILRDDALCLIGNGVVLSPAALKQEIEELETQGVNVRPRLKISPATPLIMPYHIAVDKAREAAAGKSAIGTTGRGIGPAYEDKVARRSVRVADLMYPHELPEKIKAAVEYHNFILTQWLKAEPVDYRQVLDDALAYGEFIRPMVDDVATILHDVRKEGGHILYEGAQGALLDIDHGTYPYVTSSNTTIGGALAGTGVGAGDIDYVLGICKAYATRVGGGPFPTELNDAMGERLRKVGNEFGASTGRPRRCGWIDLVALKRAVQINGINGLAITKLDVLDGLAQIKVCIAYEYRGKRRELAPLDADGWAECKPVYLEFPGWEESTAGIREWEKLPAAARAYLRAVEELSGCNLAIVATGADRDDTIVLDDPFA
- a CDS encoding cupin yields the protein MPPSTESFLLAPHAWVPNHPTLPVLLYRGALAADGAQDTATQFEHLFAAHGWPPRWRDGIYDFHHYHSTAHEALGMAAGTARLILGGPGGREITVQAGDALLLPAGTGHCCLEADASLLVVGAYPPGQDWDLCRSEPTPAMRRRIASLPFPASDPVQGAQGLLLRAWIPAVSRQGP
- the hflK gene encoding FtsH protease activity modulator HflK, with amino-acid sequence MAWNRPGGSGPHEPWQRPPTNRSPQQQLWRRLKPWFTRFGKGPGGLAGIVLAFVLVLLVLGSQVVIGTGEVGVVLRLGRYDRLLGPGMHFKWPRPIETVVKTAAGRTHAVSDNALELTQDGALVNVEYTVQYEVDDLRKYLFSAEDADGTVAVAAQAAVRAVIGQASLDRLLADRGTTLADAAAQALQRRLDAYGVGIRVSEISLQSVSPPAEVKDAFDDVDKAREEKSSAEVEARAYAGKVLPAARSEAAKTLAEAQAYKAERVARAQGETAQFNLLLAAYRAAPALTRRRLWLETMEEVLAGQHKVIAGGNGPVSVQLPSTPAPAPAASAGQGAATPQAKP